A segment of the Lolium perenne isolate Kyuss_39 chromosome 3, Kyuss_2.0, whole genome shotgun sequence genome:
CAATTGAGTCAACTGGCTTGAGCGTTCTAGTCCTTGGACCCTTTTGTTTTGCTGGAAAATGAAGCAAAGGCTTATTTTACATCATGCAAATTTCTGTAAGGGGAGAAAGCCCATGACCCAGATTTATGTTCAAACATTTGCCCTTACACACCTATTTTTTTGGCGAGGACAAAATATTCAGGTTCTGATAATGTCACTCAATCTACTCATTCAGTAAACCCAGAGTTTCATAAGTTTGGTATGCGGAGTTCATGCACCTTCAGGCAAAACATAGAAAGTAGGAATGGAAACAAACAGTGCTGCTCCTGGAGGCACTTGCTTAGAGCTGCATGAAGAGGGCAGGTTATTCAGTCTGACAACATATGCAGAAGTTGCATGAAAGATGAGGAGTGCTGTGAAGTTCCTTACAACCCGGAGGACAGCTAAGAATATTCTAGTTGGTATAATCCTTTGGGTTGCTGTTTCTATGTTATGTAGTGGCAGGCTGGAAATATTATACTCCCTCCGGCCCGATTTAATTGTCGAAGCCCATACATTCAAATCTGCTATGTCCAGTTTACATATGCGCCAATTAAATGGGGCCAGATGGACTAACTAACAATATTGGGATGGATGATACATAATTAGATTCTATCATTCTAAATCAGCCTTGAAAAATTATTGTCACAATGCTAATTGAATGCTGAATTGCTTGTTTGCCAAAGTTCTTACTGAAATCCGTGGTGCTACCCACAATCTTTCTAACTGACCTAGCCTAGTTCTTCATGTTAAACTCTGACATCTGAAGATTTTGGAGTGAAGAAGTTCTGGGGATACTGTTggttgttttttatttattttgcgtCATGTGGGAATGGCCAAGGTACTCTTATAAGTTATAACATGTCGACATAGGTCAACTGCTGTCCATCGTTTTTCAGTAGTTACTGTTCCTTTAATCATGTTTCTCCTTTGATTCATGGGattttcaaaggatttatgtaggATTGCGATCCTATGGAATTTTTCTTGTGGAAgccgtttgattcataggatcatatccccataggaatcttgtagtgtaaattTCATAGGAGAAAAGCATTAGGTTggacctcatgaaaaattccttcACCACAATCAAAGTGAATTCCTCTTCCCatgggattctactagacatggcATCCAAATCCTATACGTTTCTTATCCCTACACTTCTCCtaacctatgaatcaaaggagccgagTTGATTCCTTATGTAATCATGTAAATGACTATATCTTCTGAAGATACTAATTGCGTCAATATTGCTAGTGCCTTATAATTTTGCTTAGCTTTAGTTTTTAGATCTGCTTCTACAGTTTTACTTGCCCCTCCTATTTCCCGAGCTACTTCTTAGACGAACACTTCGATGCAATGTTTTATAGTTATTATTTATTACTGCAGTTGACTGCTTATTAGTTATTACTTGTTGCTACTAAATTAGCAATGGAACCCACAAAAGTTGATGCAGTTTGCCTGTTTAATATGTCTGCAGGTTTTGAACAACATTTAGGTTCTATTCTAGCTTTTCAAACTTATCATATAGGTTGCTTTCCTTGATTGCTAATCCAACTATTACGATTTGAGATCAAATAGTTGAGCTGACACGGCAGAAGTATCTTGACTTATAGGGTTATAGCTACTGTTTGTTTCCTGCGATGCATGCTTTATTTATTGTCAGTTATTGATATTTATTAGTTAACTGTTCGCCTGGTAACAGCCAATCCAAAGATGTCGTGAAGGCTCTCAGAAAAAGGATTGGGCACAAAAATCCAAAAGTTCAGCTTCTTGCATTAACTGTAAGTTTATTTGCAACCTCTGTTCTTCAGTGGTGTTATTGCTACTTTGCTGTAGTCATCAAGAAGAAAAGTAGTTTAGCTGTGCTTTTTCAATAACATCAAACATACATGGCTGCTACTTAGCTGTATTTGCACATTTTTGTCTGTATTATCTAAATACCTTGTTTGCATGTGCATCTTCCTTGTATGCTTCATGAGTAGGTGCTTATTTCATCATACCAATGCAGCTTGCAACACCACTAAAAATCATGGTGTACTTGAAAATGGTTGGACAGGTTATTGCAGCCTATAAATCAGACGGTGTCACATAATTAACTTGTATATTATTAGTTCTTTGTCCAACCAACAAAAAAACTAGGATAGTTGGTGAGGACATAACTGGTTTGGAATCAGTTTATTTTGATAATTTTATGTTCCATTAGTTTATGATTCATTATCATTTGAACATGTAAGCAGGAATCATTTGTTGTCTTGATGATGAACTGATAATATTGTTCTATTTCAGCTGCTGGAAACTGCAATAAAGAACTGTGGGGATATATTCCACATGCATGTTGcagagagagatgtgttgcatgagATGGTCAAGATAGTGAAGAAAAAGGTATATCATCCGTCAAAGTTCTGAAACTTCAGTTGTTTTCTCCCAGTCTGCTAACTGTATGATGTTATATTTGTCTCATCTTACAGTCTGATCCACGCGTCAAAGAGAAGGTTCTGGTTCTAGTAGATACATGGCAAGAAGCTTTGGGGGGACCACGTTCCAGATATCCGCAGTTCTATGCAGCATACCATGAGTTGGTGGTATACTTTCAAGCCCAATTTATTTATTAGGCTCTGAATTTTCACTTAGCACAGTTGTTCTGTTTTAAAATGTTACTACTGATATTATATTATTATTTTGTCTTAAATTTAATGTCATTCAGTATGCAAGACATTGAATGCAATGGTTCTATCTTGATTCTACAAATTTACCTTGCTGCTTAAAATAATTATGCTTATTCCCCCTTGCAGCGTGCTGGAGCTCAATTCCCCAAGAGGTCCGACAGACCTGCACCGCTGTTTAATGGTCAGTCTCCAGCAGAGAAAAGTATGCGTAGTCCTGACCAACGGGATGAAGCTGAATCTTCTGCTGGAAATGACTTCCCTGCTCTGAGGTGTGCTTGCTTTCTTTTAGCTGTCATTTTCTGCTTTGAGATGACACATTTCTACTGGCAAAAAATTGCTTCTGGGCTTACACTTGATTGGCATTTACTGAAACACACCACAAAATCGTAAATTTTCTCATGGAGACTGCAAAATTATGGTTATCTGCTAGAACACATTAGACTGATAGTACCACTTAGGATTCAGAAAAGAGAAGGGTTATGCGAATTCCTATCTGTCCTTTGAAGAGAAAGAAAGATATAAGGTCGAGCATTAGCCAATGACAGGGGCTTCTAAGGAAAGATAGGACCCTTTTCCCTCTCTATCTGTTTATCATAGATTTTGGAATTAATAATAATATTCTAATTGGTATTGTGTTGATCCTGCAAATGACCAAAACTTCGTGGCATCCTTCGGAGGGTTGTCGATTTTGTGATGTGCTCATAAAATGTGAACCAAGTGTAGATTCTAACAGCCAGTATTGCCTTTATTATTTGATCTCTTTACTAAAAAAACTTCTTTTCACTTTATAATTGTGCTCACTAGTATTACCTTGTTCCCACTTTAATGTATGGCAGTTTGTGATAGAAAATGTAAACAAGAGTTTGGAATCTTGTGTAAGGTTAGTTTCTGCCACTTCTGTTGTACTGGCCTAGAGATTTGGTTCCGTATTATGAAGTAAAAAACAACATGAAACTATAGTATTACGTATGTGCCATGATTTCCACATCTTGTCTACATTGCAACTTAAGCTTCTTCATGATTTATTATCAACTTCATGCGCTCACATGAGATGAATGTTCATGTATAATCCTTTTAgaaatggtaaattcaagaatgaCTGGTGTCATTTTGTCTTCTCTTCAGATCGTGTGTATAATCGCTATACTGTAATCAGAGTGCGGGTCATTATAATTAGTTTTCTTTCTTGTGTCTCCAGTGCGCATCTTTGATCAACATGTCTACTTCAGTCTAGTTTACCTTATTTCATGTAGCAATCTGATGTTCTTTTTGGATGGAATGAACTGAGTACTGCTTTTATTTTCAGTATGTCAGAGATTCAGAATGCTCGTGGTATCATGGATGTATTAGCAGAGATGCTGAATGCTTTAGACCCTGGAAACAGAGAGGTACCAAAATTCCATAAGCATGCTTTTTAATTCAACCTGCACAAAAGTATGGACCTAGTATTATATATTAGAGTTACAACCAACGGCTGAACATGGtattctgttttgttattttcgaaTTTACCGGCTTACAAAAAAACCCAACATGTTTCTTTTGGGAAATATGTCCTGATCAGTTTTCAAATATGAGCCTGTCTTTAAAATATGTTTTTTGTACTAATTGCTTACATTCATTGAACTATTCAGTATTCATGATATCCAATGTGAGGTCCAAGATGCCAGGGCTTCAAGGCCAACTGTCTTATACATGACCTATAAGGCTATAACCACTCCTGTCCGTATTGAATCCAAGTTACATCGTTTGAATACTATGATCCCCCTGTTATCTATGTTACCATAAAGTAAGGTATCAAAGCGTGAAACTTATCTGGCTACCCTTAGAGTTTATGGTTTCAGGAACATCCGTGTCTTAAATTAGGTGTTGGGCACACCCTTGTCCTCGAAATCTTCAGTATAAAGCAGTAAACAATGTAAAGAAAATAATCGACATAATTTGGAATAAGAAACTGCATTTTAAGCAGAAATTCAAAGTGTGTAGTGTTCTTGCTGTATTCATGGCATGCATAATAATATAAAAATCTCTACACTTACATTTTTCGAGGTTTGTTGATTATATATTGAAATGCTATGCACACAGGGACTAAGGCAGGaggtaattgtggagcttgttgatCAGTGCCGCACTTACAAGCAGAGAGTGGTCCAACTAGTTAATACTGCCTCGTGAGTGCACTTACTTTTGAATCCAATCCACTAAATTTTACATTAGCATTTGTTTAGTTTTCTGTATCCAATGTTAGCAAATCGCACATTCGAAGATATAGGTAGATATGTATATGGCCGTGAGGTTTACTTTCTTAAGCACCTTTCTGAATCGTCTGGTAAGAGGATGTTGAAATTTCTGCTTCTTTAATCTTACCAGTTTTGTCTATTATTCATGTGTAACTTTTTTTCTGTGGTATTCGATCGTATTACTCAAGAAGACATGAGATATATGTTAAAGTATCTGGATACTCCAAAAGCATCAGAGTCATTAAAAGCTGACACGAGTAGCTTGTTCTGTTTGTTTAGCTGTCTCTGTTGCATTGAATCTACTTATTATTTGactaatttttttcctttcttatTCACAGGGATGAGGAACTTTTATCGCAAGGGCTTGCCCTGAATGATGATTTACAGCGTGTTCTTGCAAGACACGACGCAATTGCTGCAGGCATTGCAGTCCGAGTGGAGAAAAAACCAAAGTCTCTGCAGGCACTTGTAGATACCGAGGATTCTGCAAACCAGGACTCTAAGAAAGAGCAAGCACTAGTGGATATCGGTGACCCCATAAGCCAAGATTCTAAAACAGATCCAAACCAAAGGTTCCTAGTCTTCTCCTACCTTGTTCGCACATGCTTAGTTCTACATAATGTTAGGAATGATTTCAGCTTTTGAAAGTGTCTTGCTGTTCATAGGAATGACGTGTACTCTTTATATGACTGCTCTTATTAACCTCTGTTTCAATCTGACCTGTCTTTGTAACAGCACAAGTGAGCAGTCTCCTTTTGAGCAACTAGCGCTTCCAGCACCTCCGTTGTCAAATGGCTCAGCAAACCCACCAAAACCTGATTCGAGCGTTGATCTTCTTAGCTGGGATGATACCCCATCTACAGCAGAAAATTCTCTAGCTCTTGTTCCAGTCACTGACCCATTGGCTGACTCTACTTCAAATCAAAGTGCTCTGGCAATTGTTGACATATTTTCTCAGAACAATGCTGCTAACAGCAATTCCAGACCACTTGATCCCTTTGGTCTGGATTCAAGTCCCACCGTTCCGGGAACACAACCATACAACACACAAACCCAACATCCTGCACAATCTCAACAGCCTCCTCAGCAGGTGGCACTCTATTCTAATGGGAATACTGTAAACCCTGGAACATCTTATGATCAGGCGTCGcagtttaatggcacaaattctgGGTGGAATGGTCAAGTTGCCAACCATGTGGCACCCCCACCACAGCAAATAAACTACGGTATGCAATGCCATTTTGACCATTACTTTTCTGTGTCTATCTCTTTTATATCTTTTGAAAAAGTAAATCATTGTAAGTTAAATGTATGTATCTTTGACAGACTATACATTTTTGCATGTCTGTTTGAAGGATTTGTGATAGTCTTATCTGAATTTTGTAGATGATCAAAGTGGAGCCCTTCCGCCTCCTCCTTGGGAAGCTCCGTCAGTGCCAACCAATGAAATGTCAAATGGCCAATCGGGTGGTATGCATTCTCTCCAACCTCCAACAAGCCAGTTTGGCGGTGTGCAGCCATTACAACCGCAGAACAACTATATGGGAGGTCAACAAACCCAGCCAATGTATAGCAACCAACCGGGAGCTATGCCACCTCAGGCGATGCAACCCAGCCAAATTGTTGGAGCACAAATGCAGCCAGGCTATGGGAACCAGTTTGGGCATCTGCCACCACAGTCCATGCCAATGCCAGGCATGCAATTTGCCGGTATGCAACCTTCACCAATGCCAGTAGCGCAGCCAGGTATGATGTATGCACAACAAATGCCGGGCGCCCAGTTTGGAGGAATGCCACAGCAGCAAATGTATGGTCGTCAGATGGCGTCGCAATATGCGTATGTGCAGCAGTCAGCTGCACAGTACTACAACCAGGGAAGACCAGCGTATGGGTACCCTGGCACCAACGACCTGTCCCAGAGTATGTATGGTCTCTCCATGCAAGACAGCTCCTATGCGGGGATGAATTCGTCCTACCAGACGCCGACCTCTTCATCACCTTCCATGGGGCAACCAATCAGGCCATCGAAACCTGAGGACAAGTTCTTCGGCGATCTTCTCAGTATTGCCAAGACGAAGCAGAACAGGGCTTCATGACACAACCGAGTAAAAGTGTAATTGGTCTAATATATTTTGTCTATGGTTTCTTACAATTTTTTCCAAGTGGCTTGATCATACACTTGTAGCTCCCTTGGATGTGTAAGCTTCAGTTTTGTTACGCTGCTTCCAGCCCACATTGATTCCATTAAATTCTTTACTACGTGTGTAATGGTCACGCCAGAGAGGAAAACATTGGTAAATGATGATTTAATAAAGTTAAATTGTTGTGAGGCAAGATTTTCCTGATAATAACATCCTTGATAACAGATGTATTGACATGTTCCCAGCTGTACCAGCATAGGGCGTAAAGGGTGTTTCGTCTTTTCAGCATCTGTCCTTCTGACGTAGATTTGCTTATTCTTCAATTACACGCTTCTTCTGTGCGACGCTTCTTCTGTGCGACGCATGTTGTTGTGTACCTACAAATGCGAGGGGGTTCTTTTAGGACTATAGTATCTAGATacttttagtgtatagatacattagAATTCAGACAATTTGAATTTAAATAAATCTCCAACATCTTTTTCTGTGCAAGGAGGTAGTAGTATGTTTTTAATTAAGGAAAGCATTTAGATCAACAAGACACGTACTGAAACAGTAAGTAAAGTTGTAACAACATGCACAGCCCCTAACGCCACGTCTTTAGCAGGCCGATTCCATGAGCGCATGTGAGGATTTCTTTTTTATACTACCTAACATGTGATTTAGAAGGGGTTGATCTCTCGAAGTCACTGAGGACGAATGAGGAAGACTCAACTTATAGTAGGATAACGCTGGAACGGCGGGATTAGCCTTTGGCGAGTTCGTGATGAAACCCTAATTTACTCTCTTTTGTTGCTTtcctttttcaaaaaaaaaaaaactcttttGTTGCGATGAATACCCTATCTTCTGCACTGCCAGGGTATTTTACTAGTTCAGATGGTGACAAAAACCAACCATATATACCTATTTTGATGATCAAAAAATAAACCATATACATATATCCCTATCTTTTGGTCATGGCCAAACATGTTCTTCCTTGGATAGTTGCTAAAACCCATCTCACAAAGAAAAACAAACATATTTGGCGTGCACACATGCTTCCTGGACAATATATCTTCTGGTCTATATTAGCTTTCGTAACTTGCACAACCAATACCCTCACCGAAATATGTGAAATGGGACAAATCTGACTCTTATTAAGAAGTTCAGCTAAAATGATCTCCCTTTCTAAAAAAAATAGTTTCAGATCTAGCCCTTTTGCTCAACGCGTTACATCACGGTGTTAAGGTTACACATCACAACTCCTTGCCTGAAGATGTTGAGGTGCCGAGGCGACATGTGCTCTTGTCCAGCGTGGACAGACTTAAACACCCCTGATAGGGCTTCGAGGTGCCCAAGCTCTTCCCTGGGCGTTGACCAAGTCATGGCGTTGAGGTGCGGAGACGATCTGTTGCTATGGTTCGACATGGACAAGCTTAATGAACACCTAGAACATGAACATGAGCGTTGGGTGCCAAAGTTCAACGCCATGAAATGTGGCGTTGACCTATGTGATCTCAGCTCCCCATTCGGGGTTTTAAGCTTGTTCACGTCACACAAGAGCGCTAGGTCCCTAGGTCGTCTCGAACCGAGGCCTTGGTCATATCCAAAATTATTTTCCGGACATCATTTTCGGCTAAACTTCATGGCAGCTTTCAGGGCCTTACTCAAGTCCAACGCGGACGTGACATTATACTTTTGTTGCCACTGTTTCCTACAAAACATGTTAGAGGCAACAAAATACCTAAGATTGCATGATACATGTGACTAGTAAACTACCCGGCTTGTGTGTCAAGAATATAGCCCTTGGACGAAAAGAATGCCTCATCGGCCCTGGTGAAACTACTCCCCTGATACATATTAGTTCTCTCTAATGTAGACATATCTAGACATATTTATTTCAAATACATTTATACTAGTAACAAGTAATATAGATCGTAAGGAGTATTTTGGATTCTTCACAAGGATTATGTAGGTCGGCGCCAAGAATGCAAAGCCGCGCGTACGAGGGCGATATACTATGCGTATTAGGTGCGTCAATTGATTTGTGCCGAAGGATGTACCATTCTACCGTGTGTATTTTTATCTCTTTTTCTTGGGGAGGGGGGTTAGTTACAACTTACAAGCACGCCGAAGTTCGATGAACGGCTGCTACTTGTCGGCGTGGACAACACTCGCTAGCTAGCGAAAAATGGCTAAATTGTGGTGGACGACGAGGTGATCATCCTCAGAACAATCGTACGTTCAGTGAGGACCGTGCAAAGCCGCACGTACGGCCGGGCGCGCTAGGTCCGCCCCACACACACTGAGCACGTACGCTAGCTGCGTGCCGACGCCCATCGCCACACTGAAACTCTACCTGTGGTGCCCTCAAGGTCCCAGCTGCCCGTCTCTGACTATTCTCCCCTGCGCGCTTTATTAGATTGCATTGCATTGCCATGCAATGACATATGTGCGCGGCGCGTTGGCGCGCCTTAGTGCACACACCCATTGCATTGCAAGAATGTGCGCGCGGTCAAAGCAACAGCCTGACGACTTCAAGGTGTGACATACAACTAGGAACGCAAGAAAGGTCAAAACTCGCCACAACGTGTGTCATACATCTATTTTTAGGCAATTATTTTGAACCGGAGAGAGTAAATTACATGATGTGGATGAGAGTTTTCTCCTTTCCACATGTAAAAAGTATACATGGTAGGTTAATTAAGCGAGCAAATTTAGACACTTACTCGGTTCCTATTGTTTTTGGCTAATGTATTTTGGTTGAGATAGAatacgccaagctactttgaagtCATAATATCGTTATTTTGATTGGTACAATGCTAATGATTGTTTGCTATTATGTTGCCATCATCTGACATAATATGAAAAAAAAGGCTTCAGATAAAGGAAAGTTCATTGTCTTTTGTAGAACGAGACTAGTTTGAGATCGACTCGAGATCATTACAAGGTGAGTGTGAACTAACTTTTATAGATCGACCTTTAAGTTAACTTAGCCTGAGCTCGCTTGAATTTTTGTATGAGTTGAGTTCGGCGTAGGCTAATTCACTTGAAATCGTCTCGTTTGCATCCCTACATATAACATGTTGTTGGCCAAGCAGCGGCGGACGCAGGAAAGAAATAGAGGGTGGGCACACCTAAAAAAAATTACGCTCCCCAATTGTGATAAAATTTTGCCAATGAGTAATATATGTAGTCAATATTTCTCAAATTAATGATAGAAAAAATCTCAAAATTTGGAGTGGGCCATGGCCCACCGGGCCCACCATGTGAGTCCGCCCCTTGGCCAAGTATTGTAGGGTTTTAATCTCGATCATATATATGTACACCCTTGAAAAAATACGACATACCATACCGTACTtttaaagtgaaatattgggcaaaATGGAACAATACGTGCAAGAGATGCGTCACAATAAGTTAATTGGATATATGTGGGTGTTTCATGCATGTAGGGTTCAGTATTTCCACTGCTCTAAACGGGAGCTTGCGAGGGTCTTTGATTTTAAACATGCATGCTTCTTTTCGTTTTGTTTCCGTATAAAACAtagccatgcgctcatgcacatcGATCAATTCTTTATGATGCAATGTGAACATTCACGCAAATTGacgcgtgttagggttagcacttTTTTGAAAAGTACTTTAGGGTTAGGTTAGCCATCTGCTGATCGAGAGTATTTATCATGCATGCATGCGTGAGAATACACTTAGTAGTGTGCAAGGTTAATGCTCATTAAAAGAACTCACGCAAAACCTAAAAGGTCAGATCATATATATGCATGCTCACAAGTTTTGTTGCCATAAAAAGACCGGAGCAAGTAGTTTTTGGACGAACGCGAGACGTGCATGCATAGTGCGGTTCCATCCCTTTCCACCAAACATTTTCTTCATAAACTATACCTACCTATTACCTCTAATGTAATTCCCCAGTTAACCTTCCTAAAAAGGAACCCCCTGTATATCCTAACCTACTGCTCCCTCTGTCCACAAATAGATGTTAAAAATTTATCCAAAtacgaatgtatctagacacaattTAGTGTAAGATACATATAAAGTTAGATGAATCTATTGACATCTATTTTGGGACGGAGGTACTACCCTTTTTCGTTGGTTTTACTCAAATTACTCTTGCTATGATCTACTATTAAGTTAGTAATATTTCTTATGAACCTATCTAATTAAGGGGTATGTGTTTCTATATTTCATTAGCTAAAATGATTACTCCTATTTTAAGGAAACATACACTACTGAAAATGACACTTTGCCAAGTGCCACTAAGGTTACCGCGTGCAATTTATCGGGCACCCGACAACACAGGAACTAGGTCGAGTGCAGTGAAAAAAAACTCGCATCAAGAGGAACTCGAAAATTAGTCGCGTTTGCTGAATGTTCCATCAGCAAAGATTACATGTAGGCCGAGTGTGCCACtgtgacacacaaaaacaaaagtaTGTTCGGCGATAAGAAGGACACGTGTGTCCCCTGCCACCGTGAATGATGACACACTGATGGCATTGACGGTGTTGTTCCACGTCAGCGACACTCGACAAACACCCTTCCGTTAATTTTCCTAATTGCCCTCTGAAATACTCAATTAATTATTTTTGTATATTTAGGAAGATATTTTTTAGCTATCTCCTTCCTAGACCAGGAAACTTATGATATTTGTGAGTTGTATGTTGTCCTCCATGGACTATAGATGTCAGAGCTCAGCTTGTTGTCATTGACTTAAGTTTTATTTGGTATCCGTGAACACACCCTTCATACCTAAACTTAAGCTAATACAAAAACATGCCACATGAAAGCGCAAAGTGGATCTTGCAATCTACCTGAGTCTTTTTTtgtcaaaataaataaatagaaaGTGCCTTTTAAGTTACGAAAAAAGTAATGGAAACAATCATGTGCTCATGTGGTGAACCGATACACTGCTGGAATGGTAATGACATGTTGCGCCCAAGGTTCGAAACTCCGCACTCGCAACCTTGGTTGATGCAGTCTCTTGTAACATAAGGCCGTGTGGTTTCTTCCTCTTTTGGCACCATTTTTGTAAAACTTCATGACAGAATATATTGCAGAATCcaaaaatatgttttttatgcAGGCCACAAATCAAATAGTATATTAATTAAACAACACATAAAATTAGAAAATACAAGCATATAAAAGTGAGCGTTTTATAATTAAATAAGCTAAGTACTACGATTTTCAAAGTTTGAGAAATATGAGACTGCATGGAGCCAGGAGCCAAAAATCTGTTTATGCGCACTAATCTCCTAAGTTAGCCCTG
Coding sequences within it:
- the LOC127342006 gene encoding TOM1-like protein 9 — protein: MAGAMVDRASSDMLIGPDWAKNMEICDICNRDPGQSKDVVKALRKRIGHKNPKVQLLALTLLETAIKNCGDIFHMHVAERDVLHEMVKIVKKKSDPRVKEKVLVLVDTWQEALGGPRSRYPQFYAAYHELVRAGAQFPKRSDRPAPLFNGQSPAEKSMRSPDQRDEAESSAGNDFPALSMSEIQNARGIMDVLAEMLNALDPGNREGLRQEVIVELVDQCRTYKQRVVQLVNTASDEELLSQGLALNDDLQRVLARHDAIAAGIAVRVEKKPKSLQALVDTEDSANQDSKKEQALVDIGDPISQDSKTDPNQSTSEQSPFEQLALPAPPLSNGSANPPKPDSSVDLLSWDDTPSTAENSLALVPVTDPLADSTSNQSALAIVDIFSQNNAANSNSRPLDPFGLDSSPTVPGTQPYNTQTQHPAQSQQPPQQVALYSNGNTVNPGTSYDQASQFNGTNSGWNGQVANHVAPPPQQINYDDQSGALPPPPWEAPSVPTNEMSNGQSGGMHSLQPPTSQFGGVQPLQPQNNYMGGQQTQPMYSNQPGAMPPQAMQPSQIVGAQMQPGYGNQFGHLPPQSMPMPGMQFAGMQPSPMPVAQPGMMYAQQMPGAQFGGMPQQQMYGRQMASQYAYVQQSAAQYYNQGRPAYGYPGTNDLSQSMYGLSMQDSSYAGMNSSYQTPTSSSPSMGQPIRPSKPEDKFFGDLLSIAKTKQNRAS